Proteins encoded by one window of Halosolutus amylolyticus:
- a CDS encoding tetratricopeptide repeat protein, giving the protein MFDKITSLFQSGSAVPDLIAVLNLEEWYLDLSDKERQKVHQYSTAFGTGGEVNLLEQSVSDTSQTAQEYLKGVGSTAASENDYEFAEQVLQTALKFEDGSATSTHFTYTELIDVYYKQRDEWDDAIEKCIKYCKKDIEIADEFVAEFGDVPRIPSFKRLAIIYEKQDQYEEALNVCDQALEIGTTDGTKGGFEGRKERIRKKMD; this is encoded by the coding sequence ATGTTCGACAAGATCACCAGTTTGTTCCAGTCAGGGTCCGCTGTGCCTGATTTGATTGCAGTGCTTAATCTGGAGGAGTGGTATCTGGATCTTTCTGATAAAGAACGTCAGAAAGTCCATCAGTATAGTACGGCGTTCGGGACCGGCGGTGAAGTCAACTTGCTTGAACAGAGTGTTTCAGACACATCTCAAACGGCGCAAGAGTATCTGAAAGGCGTGGGTTCGACTGCGGCGAGCGAGAACGATTACGAGTTCGCGGAGCAGGTATTACAAACGGCGCTCAAGTTCGAAGACGGGTCGGCTACGAGCACGCACTTCACGTACACCGAACTGATCGACGTCTACTATAAGCAACGCGACGAGTGGGATGACGCTATCGAAAAGTGTATCAAGTACTGTAAGAAGGACATCGAGATCGCTGATGAGTTTGTTGCTGAGTTCGGAGACGTGCCACGAATTCCATCGTTCAAGCGACTCGCCATTATTTACGAGAAGCAAGACCAGTACGAGGAAGCACTCAACGTTTGTGATCAGGCGCTCGAAATCGGGACGACAGACGGAACGAAAGGCGGGTTCGAAGGCCGGAAAGAACGGATACGGAAGAAGATGGACTAA
- a CDS encoding ATP-binding protein, with product MSVTTGKFDLNMEEVLEAWGPSDALREIIANALDEASLTGTTEPDLYEDDEGRWHVRDYGRGLQYEHFTQSENEEKLAKPDEVIGKFGVGLKDAIATFHRHGIDVTIHSAHNIFTVEEAPKHGFEEIETLHVDIQAPEEDIEGTDVVLAGISEESVKAAKENFIRYTDGELLESTRFGDVYRVPEGESASVYVTGLRVATEENFLFSYDITATTKKIRDALNRERSNVGRTAYTSRVKQILQACESGEVAQRLVDDLQRFTSGETHDELGWKPIQVHAVKVLNAKKDVVLATTDEQARHRDLLDHAENDGYQVVTIPDRIQPDVESETDTDGNEIRGVDLYSTEYEESFSFEFVDEDSMTDQELAVWELREPVFDIISCPPDYSVRVSETLRATDGDNTMGVHQPAEKQIVLRRSVLDDPEEFIGTLLHELAHTRTPFPDQTREFERVLSDFLGTVGYEAVHRTN from the coding sequence ATGTCTGTAACGACAGGGAAATTCGACTTGAATATGGAGGAGGTCCTTGAAGCGTGGGGACCGTCTGACGCGTTACGAGAGATCATTGCGAACGCTCTTGACGAAGCTAGCCTTACGGGTACAACTGAGCCTGATCTCTATGAAGATGACGAGGGTCGGTGGCACGTTCGGGACTATGGCCGCGGTCTCCAGTACGAGCATTTCACGCAATCCGAAAACGAAGAGAAGCTGGCCAAGCCTGATGAGGTGATCGGGAAATTTGGTGTTGGACTCAAAGACGCTATTGCGACGTTCCACCGGCATGGAATTGACGTTACGATCCATTCGGCACACAATATTTTCACTGTTGAAGAGGCTCCTAAGCACGGGTTCGAGGAAATCGAAACGCTCCACGTTGATATTCAAGCTCCCGAGGAGGACATTGAGGGGACGGATGTTGTACTGGCAGGTATTAGCGAGGAGTCTGTGAAAGCAGCGAAGGAGAACTTCATTCGGTACACAGACGGTGAGTTACTGGAATCTACTCGCTTCGGGGATGTGTATCGCGTTCCGGAAGGGGAATCAGCGTCCGTATACGTTACTGGGCTTCGCGTCGCAACTGAGGAAAATTTCCTGTTCAGTTACGACATTACAGCGACTACGAAGAAAATTCGTGATGCCCTCAACCGGGAGCGTTCAAATGTCGGTCGAACTGCCTACACTTCCCGCGTGAAACAGATTCTACAGGCCTGTGAATCTGGTGAGGTAGCGCAACGCCTCGTTGATGACCTTCAACGGTTCACGTCGGGTGAGACACATGATGAGCTTGGGTGGAAGCCAATCCAGGTGCATGCTGTGAAGGTTCTTAACGCGAAGAAGGACGTGGTCTTGGCAACCACGGATGAACAAGCACGTCATCGAGACCTGTTGGATCACGCTGAGAACGATGGGTATCAAGTTGTGACGATTCCCGATCGTATTCAGCCAGATGTAGAATCGGAGACTGACACTGACGGAAACGAGATTCGGGGGGTCGATTTGTACTCAACTGAGTATGAGGAGAGTTTCTCGTTCGAGTTCGTGGATGAGGACTCGATGACTGATCAGGAGTTAGCTGTCTGGGAGTTGCGGGAGCCGGTGTTCGATATTATTTCGTGCCCACCTGACTACTCAGTTCGTGTCTCAGAAACACTTCGAGCAACAGATGGGGATAACACGATGGGCGTCCATCAACCGGCAGAGAAACAAATTGTGCTCCGACGATCAGTCCTTGACGATCCAGAGGAGTTCATCGGAACGCTCCTTCACGAGCTTGCTCATACTCGCACACCGTTCCCTGATCAAACACGCGAATTCGAACGTGTCCTTAGCGATTTCCTCGGGACTGTTGGGTATGAGGCAGTCCATAGAACCAATTAA